A region from the Cryptococcus gattii WM276 chromosome H, complete sequence genome encodes:
- a CDS encoding Hypothetical Protein (Similar to TIGR gene model, INSD accession AAW45468.1): MTHPLVLPMDEHAIPMNNLQTMPPSPSNSLNHNLSLAFSRIYDQIESLKQTQAQNHLQSLTDLERTVRLANAGVADQVRQAVNERMSGMVQQAVRQAVNENMGMMVQNAVRQAMQGIIFSVDYTDGNMQAQAQPLPQQQQSQPAHPQSQPPNGAPNSNPTNVRATAQGWGMPPPMNGYMSAPNVSVAPGSDPTSSLPNTLHSSLYNFTQGSATTSTLPPNHTHPHQQHAHQPAPTPHGPSPSQPHMGHASTHSQAATSQTYPSPGSPNSGFTMSREIKTVPDLWREYTVGLEGQPPVRSVYEGSEKKRKKGKRFKDDSERKFYRRRKRVLDLVEVLIKKGIPEDQAAKRVERLREDRKVTLNKLGEIIPELSPEELAVI, translated from the coding sequence ATGACCCATCCACTGGTGTTACCCATGGACGAACACGCAATTCCCATGAACAATCTTCAGACAATGCCACCATCCCCGTCCAACTCACTCAATCATAACCTCTCCCTTGCCTTTTCGCGCATCTATGACCAGATCGAATCCCTCAAGCAGACCCAAGCTCAAAACCATCTTCAGTCACTCACAGATCTAGAGCGTACGGTTCGCCTTGCGAATGCCGGGGTTGCAGACCAAGTGCGACAGGCGGTAAACGAAAGGATGTCGGGAATGGTTCAACAAGCTGTCAGACAGGCGGTGAATGAGAATATGGGAATGATGGTGCAGAATGCTGTGAGACAAGCGATGCAGGGGATTATCTTCTCGGTAGACTACACCGATGGAAATATGCAGGCGCAAGCTCAACCGCTGCCACAACAGCAGCAGTCACAGCCCGCCCATCCCCAATCTCAGCCTCCAAACGGCGCTCCCAATTCGAACCCAACTAACGTCCGCGCAACCGCACAAGGATGGGGCATGCCCCCTCCCATGAATGGATACATGTCGGCGCCAAATGTCTCTGTCGCTCCCGGCTCGGATccaacttcttctttgcccAATACGCTTCACTCGAGCTTGTACAATTTCACACAAGGCTCTGCAACTACGTCCACTCTTCCTCCTAACCACACGCACCCCCATCAACAGCATGCACACCAGCCTGCACCAACGCCACATGGTCCTTCTCCATCACAACCTCATATGGGTCATGCTTCCACCCATTCCCAAGCCGCAACATCACAAACTTACCCTTCTCCTGGATCCCCAAACTCCGGTTTTACCATGTCGCGTGAAATCAAGACAGTCCCTGATCTTTGGAGGGAATACACAGTAGGTTTGGAAGGACAACCTCCTGTCCGATCAGTGTATGAAGGCTCCGAGAAGAAACGTAAAAAGGGCAAGCGGTTCAAGGACGATTCAGAGCGAAAATTCTATCGTagaaggaagagagtgTTGGATCTGGTGGAGGTTTTGATAAAGAAAGGAATACCGGAAGATCAAGCGGCGAAGAGGGTGGAGAGACTTCGAGAAGACAGAAAGGTGACGCTGAATAAGTTGGGTGAAATTATACCGGAACTCTCACCAGAAGAGCTCGCGGTGATATGA
- a CDS encoding Rab GTPase activator, putative (Similar to TIGR gene model, INSD accession AAW45504.1) → MPYLDLRELNALTQLANRGGLGSAIALTDCVAEEPDQLMYIRNDHLIVLRDLGNVLIASCEGVVGWVRRENLRFVTLASGSANASPILDKPQGESLPITVLTAPSPPPPTSPPHAIKPERDDALDTPFIEFKRSSDSFDLESESPQVSPALSLSSYGSNCQKIDGYFPPPRPPKSRFRQSPSPSVRGKRGDGDSEDRARKDSGTSSEAMGGIGRFMIDIAARDPSPDLLSASLALDREESEYDSDRSWDIYGDYARESMYGPLMKIGERPPSSGRGRESPLHRVAGWSNENEVEEENVKEKVVDALRSAQAVVAHEEVQEAKELKIGETTPKIPLCPWPITPSAFNVIEEAPKNTGAESQPSEAVSCVEAAQAPETAEPIEMAKSSSKCSSTNSYSIITPVSEKDDPHLSVCHDAMPVPTPAFIPPRHPNFPPGPSQSQSPFPSPSLDSSWMPGSPSSPHSIAATRSAVEASRDTRQMGRKSKGLTLVGRMNGDLSSAHGPVPITFLVNKDGIPVAVPTPHGIQAPGAPGIGLGLPLPTQEKRVISPLASPVNIGTSTMQTQIHPPAPCRSFTEPTACTTSPKTSTSLSGHDIVQDKTPIPLMRPRSRSFSSSVTKTLGVGRNSSTSSALCINTSNRQELLTPSLNLPQSNHKKLFKSSFGQSTTSLSPQSPHSPGLSFITRGNNANDSVVSLTQPLVSPQSTSFPFSSKSSKSSKKTSSRALPSPVSHKDFAEQTVKADGMDFELIHPQKSSFSPTGSSNLDTIYSASSSEFQGQGVAPKGTVEHLKRKPTMGSVSSSSAYSSRTLYDTDEWGFLKEKSPTPEIFQSRNAPGDHRAIESKWLSITSSPLPANGPPKKVRKLVLEAGIPNSLRGKVWAWFMAKALSARVPGLYHELLELDKRFEDERIEQDVLAAYPDHSIFAEPNSPGQQDLRYILRAYSHFAPDGYRPEMALIAGAFLIHCVAEDSFWLLSGLVNSVLKDFYGKEKVGLKVEAAVFERLLSSSEPKLAKLFKEIGLQPVEFIGKWFGQLFIRCLPWPTALRVVDAVVCEGTRFLLVASLAVLSLSRDRLLRLPPSHDIILNYLHNLPQDSLLLPAHFMKACEGVKFEEKEYRKIRSTVEKGRVPLAWMKEA, encoded by the exons ATGCCATACCTCGATCTCAGAGAGCTCAATGCCCTCACACAGCTCGCAAACAGGGGCGGCCTCGGCTCAGCCATCGC CCTCACGGATTGTGTGGCCGAAGAGCCTGACCAGCTGATGTACATCCGGAACGACCACCTTATCGTCCTTCGTGACCTAGGCAATGTCTTGATCGCGTCTTGCGAGGGCGTCGTTGGATGGGTTCGAAGGGAGAACCTGCGATTCGTTACCCTGGCTAGTGGCAGTGCGAATGCCAGCCCCATCCTTGACAAGCCGCAAGGAGAGTCTCTCCCAATCACTGTCCTCACGGCACCATCGCCTCCACCGCCGACTTCTCCTCCCCATGCAATCAAGCCTGAACGGGACGATGCTCTCGACACGCCGTTCATTGAATTCAAACGTAGTTCTGATTCCTTTGACCTTGAATCAGAGTCTCCTCAGGTATCTCCTGCGCTATCTTTGTCATCGTATGGGTCCAACTGTCAAAAAATAGACGGTTACTTCCCTCCCCCTCGACCTCCCAAGTCGCGTTTTCGACAATCCCCGTCTCCGTCTGTCCGCGGAAAGAGGGGAGATGGGGACAGTGAAGATAGGGCAAGGAAAGATTCGGGCACGAGCAGCGAGGCTATGGGAGGTATTGGAAGGTTTATGATAGATATCGCTGCTCGCGACCCTTCGCCTGACCTACTCTCAGCTTCACTCGCCCTTGACCGGGAAGAGAGCGAGTACGATTCTGACCGATCATGGGATATCTATGGTGATTATGCTCGTGAGAGTATGTACGGTCCTTTGATGAAAATTGGTGAGCGACCGCCTAGCTCGGGCAGGGGGCGCGAATCGCCTTTGCACCGAGTCGCAGGATGGAGCAATGAGAACgaggtggaggaagagaatgtAAAGGAAAAAGTAGTCGATGCCTTGAGGAGCGCACAGGCTGTAGTCGCGCATGAAGAGGTCCAAGAGGCGAAAGAGCTCAAGATTGGCGAAACAACACCAAAGATCCCCCTTTGCCCCTGGCCTATCACTCCATCCGCATTCAACGTCATTGAAGAGGCGCCCAAGAACACGGGGGCAGAGTCCCAGCCCTCAGAGGCTGTTTCCTGTGTGGAAGCGGCCCAAGCGCCAGAGACTGCGGAGCCCATTGAGATGGCGAAGTCATCCAGTAAATGTAGTTCCACTAATTCCTATTCCATCATCACTCCTGTCTCTGAAAAGGATGATCCTCACTTGTCTGTCTGTCACGACGCCATGCCAGTCCCTACTCCTGCTTTCATTCCTCCTCGTCACCCTAATTTCCCCCCGGGCCCCTCTCAGTCCCAATCTCCCTTCCCTTCACCTTCTCTAGACTCTTCTTGGATGCCTGgttctccttcatctccaCATAGCATCGCAGCGACACGTAGTGCTGTAGAAGCATCTCGTGACACTCGGCAGATGGGCCGCAAATCAAAAGGATTAACGCTGGTGGGTAGGATGAATGGCGATTTGAGCTCTGCTCATGGTCCGGTGCCAATCACATTCTTGGTCAACAAGGATGGAATCCCTGTGGCCGTCCCTACACCCCATGGTATCCAAGCACCAGGGGCTCCGGGGATCGGTCTTGGCTTACCCCTTCCAACTCAAGAGAAAAGGGTGATTTCTCCGCTGGCTTCGCCCGTGAATATTGGAACCTCTACGATGCAGACGCAGATTCATCCCCCTGCACCTTGTAGGAGCTTTACAGAGCCTACAGCATGTACGACATCTCCTAAAACAAGTACTTCTCTTTCGGGGCACGATATTGTCCAGGATAAGACCCCTATACCTTTAATGAGACCCAGATCGAGGAGTTTCTCGTCGTCAGTCACGAAAACGTTGGGTGTTGGGCGCAATTCATCTACATCGTCGGCACTGTGCATCAATACCTCCAACCGTCAAGAATTATTGACTCCATCGCTTAACCTCCCACAATCGAATCACAAAAAGCTCTTCAAATCATCTTTTGGACAATCTACCACATCCCTCTCCCCCCAATCTCCTCATTCTCCTGGCTTGTCATTCATTACCAGGGGGAACAACGCCAACGACTCTGTCGTCTCCCTTACTCAGCCGCTCGTTTCGCCCCAATCAAcctctttccccttctcaTCTAAGTCTTCCAAATCTTCAAAGAAGACGAGTTCGAGAGCGCTCCCAAGTCCAGTAAGTCATAAGGACTTTGCGGAACAGACTGTCAAAGCGGATGGGATGGATTTCGAACTCATCCATCCTCAAAAATCATCATTCTCACCGACTGGCTCATCTAATCTTGATACGATCTACAGTGCTAGCAGTTCCGAGTTTCAAGGGCAAGGGGTTGCGCCTAAGGGAACAGTGGAACATTTGAAGAGAAAGCCGACGATGGGGAGCGTGAGCTCGAGCTCAGCTTATTCGTCGAGAACATTATATGATACGGATGAATGGGGGTTCTTGAAGGAAAAGAGTCCGACTCCAGAGATTTTCCAGTCGAGAAATGCGCCGGGCGATCATCGTGCTATCGAGAGCAAATGG CTGTCAATAACATCGTCGCCCCTTCCTGCAAACGGTCCACCTAAAAAGGTCCGGAAGCTTGTATTGGAAGCTGGTATTCCCAATTCCCTGAGAGGCAAGGTTTGGGCATGGTTCATGGCGAAAGCTCTATCAGCAAGGGTGCCGGGATTGTATCATGAGTTGTTGGAGCTTGATAAGAGATTCGAGGATGAACGAATCGAGCAAGATGTCTTGGC GGCCTATCCGGACCACTCTATATTCGCCGAACCCAACTCCCCAGGACAGCAAGACCTGCGCTATATCCTCCGCGCGTACTCGCATTTTGCGCCCGACGGGTATCGTCCCGAGATGGCGTTGATTGCGGGCGCATTCCTCATCCATTGTGTAGCTGAGGACTCGTTCTGGCTTTTGAGTGGGCTGGTAAACAGTGTGTTGAAAGATTTTTatgggaaagaaaaggTTGGCTTGAAGGTAGAGGCTGCGGTGTTTGAAAGGCTGTTGAGCTCGTCAGAGCCGAAGCTGGCAAAATTGTTTAAGGAGATTGGGTTGCAAC CGGTTGAGTTCATTGGGAAATGGTTTGGGCAATTGTTCATCAGATGCTTGCCGTGGCCTACTGCCCTCCGTGTGGTTGACGCCGTTGTATGTGAAG GTACCcgcttcctcctcgtcgCATCATTGGCCgttctttctctttctcgGGATCGTCTCCTCCGCCTACCACCAAGCCACGATATCATCCTCAATTACCTTCACAACCTTCCTCAAGACAGTCTCCTACTTCCTGCGCACTTTATGAAGGCATGTGAAGGAGTCAAGTTCGAAGAAAAGGAATATAGAAAAATCAGAAGTACGGTGGAGAAGGGCCGTGTGCCGCTTGCGTGGATGAAGGAAGCGTAG
- a CDS encoding uncharacterized protein (Similar to SGTC gene model, INSD accession EAL19365.1): MNNTRSKSNANAAKPKPPSPVPSSPMTCTFAFQSPKTPSSDRFISPLLLYPTPKSLSGSPTTRRGQTEPEPEAAPELVVERVMEYATEDKNESALESSTAPEPQPKTKPQHKAKAQPKSKAQSAKAKSSIKATPRPKASSQSGGKSQNRQFKAAPQHKSVPRKSRKCTKSPATEDDENAAKGNGYTLLDVLAASRIVNDTRGSDSNLFGLLLLSVISELQPSWTSGKVIALER, encoded by the exons ATGAACAATACGCGCTCCAAAAG TAATGCCAATGCTGCAAAGCCCAAACCTCCTTCACCTGTACCATCTTCTCCCATGACGTGCACTTTCGCCTTTCAGTCACCCAAGACACCTAGCAGCGACCGGTTCATCTCCCCTTTGTTGCTTTACCCTACTCCAAAATCTCTCTCTGGTTCACCTACCACCAGGAGAGGCCAGACCGAACCTGAACCTGAAGCTGCACCGGAATTGGTAGTTGAGCGTGTGATGGAATATGCGACGGAGGACAAGAACGAGTCAGCACTTGAATCTTCAACTGCACCCGAACCTCAACCCAAGACCAAACCTCAACATAAAGCCAAAGCGCAACCCAAAAGTAAAGCTCAATCAGCAAAGGCCAAATCATCAATCAAAGCCACTCCCCGACCCAAAGCTTCTTCTCAATCAGGAGGCAAATCGCAAAATCGACAATTTAAAGCCGCACCTCAACACAAGAGTGTACCCAGGAAAAGCCGCAAATGTACGAAATCGCCTGCTACCGAGGACGATGAGAACGCTGCCAAGGGAAATGGCTATACTCTTCTCGACGTACTTGCAGCTAGCCGAATAGTGAATGATACGCGAGGCAGCGACAGCAACTTGTTTGGCCTCTTGTTATTGAGTGTAATCTCGGAGTTACAGCCGTCTTGGACAAGCGGGAAGGTAATTGCATTAGAGCGGTAG
- a CDS encoding U1 small nuclear ribonucleoprotein, putative (Similar to TIGR gene model, INSD accession AAW45455.1), which produces MGKYYCDYCDIYLTHDSMNARKAHNSGRNHVANVRDYFAGLGGNQAQSLIDQIIQQHESGGRNQMMMAPSMRLGAGFMNPLATQPGYPGPPPPGAFPSFPPAAGAPPFRPPFPPSSVPGAPPPTMPPFLPPNASAGAGMGSTPPFPPNTASPNPGMPPFRPPMGMGMPPAPAQAQGSPMGMPQQGQQGTFTPAQEVPQGAGAGIHPDRLRMLGQ; this is translated from the exons ATGGGAAAATACTATTGCGACTACTGCGATAT CTACCTCACGCACGATTCTATGAACGCCCGCAAAGCGCACAATTCGGGTCGTAATCACGTCGCCAACGTCCGAGACTACTTTGCCGGCCTGGGTGGGAACCAGGCGCAAAGTCTGATTGACCAGATTATCCAGCAACACGAAAGCGGGGGTAGAAAtcagatgatgatggcgCCGAGTATGCGATTGGGTGCAGGATTTATGAACCCCTTGGCTACTCAGCCTG GATACCCCGGGCCCCCTCCTCCCGGAGCATTCCCCTCTTTCCCCCCTGCAGCCGGTGCACCTCCCTTCCGCCCTCCATTCCCTCCATCCTCAGTACCCGGTGCTCCTCCCCCTACCATGCCACCTTTTCTCCCTCCCAACGCTTCCGCCGGTGCCGGAATGGGCAGTACACCCCCTTTCCCACCTAACACGGCTTCACCAAACCCCGGTATGCCGCCGTTCAGACCGCcgatggggatggggatgcctcctgctcctgctcAAGCACAAGGATCACCGATGGGGATGCCGCAGCAGGGACAGCAAGGAACATTTACACCGGCACAAGAGGTTCCTCAAGGGGCTGGGGCGGGAATACATCCTGATCGATTGAGGATGTTGGGACAATAG
- a CDS encoding uncharacterized protein (Similar to TIGR gene model, INSD accession AAW45645.1): MVRTPQRPCPDWDWVGTEVQTPDKITLKHRRRAAGLVGGVACSRDLTEHAEKSVSGNGETKVNGKGNWKKKGSGCRAKSCKSNYMCYNNLGTEKLLEPDAKSEFVISNLGEVPEERNGPAGLKNLGATCYANAFLQLWFHNIPFRNAVYACVTTETTPLYQLALIFAKLEYSEKSVIDPMGLIDALRLNAGDQQDAAEFSKLFMSLIASEFSKHPDPKLKTVVKDQFEGTMQYITQCECGYESISETTFLELELSLEDNTTLQSRLDEFTHPEILDGDNKYSCPSCLSKRRATRRQLPVTLPPVIHFSLLRFVFDLKSMSRKKSKASIKYPKEAVLGNSVYELRGVISHQGTSAYHGHFICETYDEIDDIWHICNDELVQPKPARPHKRTKVDKPATDKDRLQSSKDAYMLVYKRRDGHVPPQSPPAIVMEKVKEENRGLREELNKGVVRKEVLEGEWEHLKGAKMDTDYIVPRDALAAWIQSPSFPDLNTPFDYSSILCAHSQVDPFKSSDTRTISAVAHDKLSSYITLPEIDVCPVCVEEGFATRLSKAEQQSALETFDELNTVAEVEEAGEEERWCLPKTWLAHWRSGKLTPKTLPTHPSYTLFCPHDAPLPSTSIPPFTLITSSAFSLLRSIFGPFPSFHPGRPPCPECSNDASQDAESLIQWKTDVKLDKSIKRHLDPRPPAFGLDYYVLPKEFIKKWETYMKTPGGQKPELDMGLGRGECEHGLLDWDPQIEKPRVISEVGWRMLCQKYGEKEPIKVQFGANPPEGKKVNITSFTPSVCNPCRIARLSSYDELVIPVVFASAPPLSSSASYNTPTSTGRAIGPKLGSGSNRNTSRTLRSRLKTLYIQAARQSTIKDLKVSILSQTGITPLLQKIYYKPRTQSQEQGQYSGEEKEDETELDNDLRISEFGYLKGEELILVEVKEEGDLDDDDVVNGGSGGKGRNGRNEGFGGTGLLARIACPDCTYENDGTAECCEMCMRPFKNN; this comes from the exons ATGGTAAGAACCCCTCAAAGACCCTGTCCCGACTGGGACTGGGTCGGTACAGAGGTCCAAACGCCAGACAAGATCACTCTCAAACATCGACGGCGTGCAGCTGGGCTTGTTGGAGGGGTGGCTTGTTCTCGTGACCTTACAGAGCATGCAGAAAAGTCCGTCAGTGGCAATGGAGAGACGAAAGTAAATGGAAAAGGAAattggaagaagaagggatcAGGATGTAGAGCGAAAAGCTGTAAATCGAATTACATGTGTTACAACAATCTCGGAACTGAAAAG CTTCTGGAACCTGACGCAAAATCGGAATTCGTCATTTCGAACCTGGGAGAAGTCCCAGAAGAGCGTAATGGACCTGCTGGCCTAAAGAACCTAGGGGCAACGTGCTAT GCAAACGCCTTCTTGCAATTGTGGTTCCACAACATACCTTTCCGTAATGCAGTCTATGCTTGCGTGACCACAGAG ACCACACCACTCTACCAATTGGCTCTTATCTTCGCCAAGCTTGAATATAGCGAAAAGAGTGTAATAGATCCCATGGGACTGATAGATGCTCTGCGACTGAATGCGGGTGATCAGCAAGATGCAGCAGA GTTCTCAAAACTGTTCATGTCATTGATCGCATCGGAATTCTCGAAACATCCCGACCCGAAACTCAAGACGGTAGTAAAAGATCAGTTTGAAGGGACAATGCAATACATTACGCAATGTGAATGCGGTTATGAGAGCATTTCTGAGA CCACCTTTCTCGAGCTTGAACTCTCTCTGGAAGACAACACAACCCTTCAGTCCCGGCTAGACGAATTCACACATCCCGAAATCCTCGATGGGGATAACAAGTACTCCTGTCCCTCCTGCCTCTCTAAACGCCGTGCAACCCGTCGCCAGCTACCTGTCACCCTTCCTCCCGTTATCCACTTCTCTCTTCTAAGGTTTGTGTTTGACCTCAAAAGCATGTCGAGAAAAAAGAGTAAAGCGTCGATAAAGTATCCGAAGGAGGCGGTGCTTGGGAATTCGGTATATGAGTTAAGGGGGGTTATATCTCATCAAGGGACAAGC GCATATCACGGCCATTTCATTTGCGAAACCTACGATGAAATCGATGATATATGGCATATCTGTAACGACGAGTTGGTTCAGCCTAAACCTGCCCGACCCCACAAGAGAACCAAGGTTGACAAACCTGCCACTGACAAGGACAGGCTACAATCGTCCAAAGACGCATATATGCTCGTTTACAAGCGACGGGACGGCCATGTGCCTCCCCAATCCCCGCCAGCGATTGTCATGGAAAAGGTTAAGGAGGAGAATAGAGGATTGAGGGAAGAGCTGAATAAGGGCGTGGTGAGGAAAGAGGTTTTGGAAGGTGAATGGGAGCATTTAAAAGGGGCGAAGATGGAT ACAGATTACATCGTTCCTCGTGATGCTCTCGCCGCATGGATCCAatctccctccttcccAGATCTCAACACCCCATTCGACTACTCGTCCATTCTCTGTGCCCATTCACAAGTGGATCCTTTTAAATCTTCCGATACACGTACGATATCCGCCGTAGCTCATGACAAGCTTTCATCATATATTACTCTTCCCGAAATTGACGTCTGCCCAGTATGTGTTGAGGAAGGTTTTGCAACCAGGCTGAGTAAGGCGGAGCAGCAGTCGGCGCTTGAGACGTTTGACGAACTGAACACCGTAGCCGAAGTAGAGGAAGCGGGCGAAGAGGAACGGTGGTGTCTACCCAAAACATGGCTCGCCCATTGGCGATCCGGTAAACTCACTCCCAAAACCTTGCCTACACACCCTTCCTACACCCTCTTCTGTCCTCATGACGCGCCTTTACCCTCAACTTCCATCCCGCCCTTCACTCTCATAACTTCCTCTGCTTTCTCCCTCCTCCGCTCCATCTTTGGgcccttcccttccttccacCCGGGGAGACCTCCCTGCCCGGAGTGTTCCAATGACGCGAGTCAAGATGCAGAATCGTTGATACAATGGAAAACGGATGTGAAACTCGATAAATCTATCAAACGGCATCTTGACCCGCGGCCGCCTGCTTTTGGGCTGGATTATTATGTACTTCCAAAAGAGTTTATTAAGAAATGGGAGACGTATATGAAGACCCCAGGGGGGCAGAAGCCAGAGTTGGATATGGGTTTGGGTCGAGGGGAATGTGAGCATGGATTGTTGGATTGGGATCCGCAGATAGAGAAGCCGAGAGTCATTAGTGAGGTTGGATGGAGGATGCTATGTCAAAA ATATGGCGAGAAAGAGCCAATCAAAGTGCAATTTGGTGCTAATCCTCcagaaggaaagaaagtGAACATTACCTCTTTCACTCCTAGTGTCTGCAACCCATGCCGGATCGCCAG ATTATCATCGTACGACGAACTCGTGATACCCGTCGTCTTTGCCTCTGCGCCGCCCTTGTCTTCCTCCGCATCTTATAATACTCCCACCTCTACAGGCAGAGCCATTGGACCAAAGCTAGGATCAGGGTCAAACCGCAACACGTCAAGAACCCTACGTTCACGGCTTAAAACTCTATACATCCAGGCTGCCAGGCAAAGCACGATAAAGGATCTCAAAGTGTCCATTCTCTCCCAAACAGGAATCACCCCGCTACTCCAGAAGATTTATTACAAACCTCGAACACAATCCCAAGAGCAAGGGCAATATTcgggagaagagaaagaagacGAAACAGAGCTGGATAATGATCTGAGGATCAGCGAGTTCGGGTATTTGAAAGGAGAGGAGTTGATATTGGTGGAAGtaaaagaagaaggagatttggatgatgatgatgttgTAAATGGAGGTAGTGGAGGGAAGGGGAGGAATGGGAGAAATGAAGGATTCGGAGGGACGGGATTGTTGGCAAGAATTGCATGCCCGGATTGTACTTATGAGAATGATGGGACAGCCGAATGCTGTGAGATGTGCATGAGA CCATTTAAAAATAATTGA